In a single window of the Brassica napus cultivar Da-Ae unplaced genomic scaffold, Da-Ae ScsIHWf_2632;HRSCAF=3384, whole genome shotgun sequence genome:
- the LOC106419728 gene encoding protein PAM68, chloroplastic encodes MASVTCLFNLSAHPRSSCKLDGSVERRREWNGQVPKSLTCSKRLEIWRIAPLQATMNSPRGFGPPPPRKTKKPKKSKPGNQSDEEDDQEEDDDEDERERGVIPEIVTNRMISRMGFTVGLPLFVGLCFFPLFYYLKVGLKIDVPTWVPFIVSFVFFGTALAGVSYGIVSSSWDPSREGSLLGWNEARKNWPVFWQSFWNSSSKR; translated from the exons ATGGCTTCTGTAACATGTCTTTTCAACCTCTCTGCTCATCCCAGATCCTCTTGCAAG CTTGATGGAAGCGTAGAAAGACGGAGAGAATGGAACGGTCAAGTTCCCAAGTCTCTTACTTGCAGTAAGCGCTTAGAGATATGGCGTATAGCGCCATTACAAGCAACAATGAATAGTCCGAGAGGCTTTGGACCACCTCCTCCTAGGAAAACCAAGAAACCCAAAAAGTCAAAACCCGGAAACCAGAGTGACGAAGAAGACGACCAAGAGGAAGACGATGATGAAGATGAGCGTGAGAGAGGTGTGATTCCAGAGATAGTAACCAACAGAATGATAAGCAGAATGGGATTCACCGTTGGTTTACCACTCTTCGTTGGTCTTTGTTTCTTCCCACTCTTTTACTATCTGAAAGTGGGATTGAAAATCGATGTGCCTACATGGGTTCCGTTTATTGTTTCCTTCGTCTTCTTCGGTACGGCGTTAGCTGGTGTGAGCTACGGGATCGTGTCGTCGAGTTGGGATCCGTCGAGAGAAGGTTCCTTGTTAGGTTGGAACGAAGCTAGGAAGAATTGGCCTGTCTTTTGGCAGTCCTTTTGGAACTCCTCAAGCAAGAGATAA